Proteins encoded together in one Variovorax paradoxus EPS window:
- a CDS encoding LysR family transcriptional regulator: MDLNALSDFALVAMNGGLGKASRASGRSKATLSRRIADLEEQLGVRLIERSARGLKLTEAGQMLMDRTEGPMHEVADAMTSAREGLSVPRGRLRVASPVLFSQLTMGRISAEFCTAYPEVSCEVVADDRLVDLVEEQFDAAIRINPAPDSSLVGRCFAKDRLVVVAAPSVPMPKPGKVSPVPGIVSTNFQDGNWTLDDGRLVLEPIPRLRLSSFLMIRDAAIAGAGAALIPQSIAWNQLTRGELVQWGMVSGVEVALWVLHTSRRLPAPKVRAFVDFMCAQYPQGSLVLNG, from the coding sequence ATGGACCTGAATGCATTGAGCGACTTCGCGCTTGTCGCCATGAACGGCGGGCTCGGCAAAGCAAGCCGCGCAAGCGGCAGATCGAAGGCGACGCTGTCCCGGCGCATCGCCGACCTGGAAGAGCAACTCGGCGTGCGGCTCATCGAGCGCAGCGCCCGCGGGCTCAAGCTCACGGAGGCCGGGCAGATGCTGATGGACCGCACCGAAGGGCCGATGCACGAAGTGGCCGACGCCATGACGTCCGCGCGCGAGGGCTTGTCGGTGCCGCGCGGGCGCTTGCGTGTCGCTTCGCCGGTGCTGTTTTCGCAGCTCACGATGGGCCGCATCTCCGCTGAGTTCTGCACGGCCTACCCCGAGGTCAGCTGCGAGGTGGTGGCGGACGATCGGCTGGTCGATCTCGTCGAGGAGCAGTTCGATGCCGCGATCCGGATCAATCCAGCGCCGGACAGCAGCCTCGTGGGCCGGTGCTTCGCAAAGGACCGGCTGGTGGTCGTGGCCGCGCCCTCGGTACCCATGCCGAAGCCGGGCAAGGTCAGCCCGGTCCCCGGCATCGTTTCAACGAACTTTCAAGACGGGAACTGGACGCTCGACGACGGACGCCTGGTCCTGGAGCCAATCCCGCGGCTGAGACTTTCCTCGTTCCTGATGATTCGCGACGCTGCCATCGCCGGTGCCGGCGCTGCCCTGATACCGCAGTCCATCGCGTGGAACCAGTTGACGCGCGGAGAACTGGTTCAGTGGGGCATGGTTTCAGGCGTGGAGGTCGCGCTCTGGGTCCTGCATACATCGAGGCGACTGCCCGCGCCGAAGGTACGGGCGTTCGTCGACTTCATGTGCGCGCAGTATCCGCAGGGGTCGCTCGTGCTGAACGGCTAG
- a CDS encoding YncE family protein — MTPVRHAAALLCASLAIATSFAHAGQAPGAAASADIPVSHRDRLYAAEQFSNTVSVTDPVDNKLLGVIRLGDPAPGNFSPLYKGQVLVHGMGFSPDHRTLAVVSIGSNSVTFIDTATNAVKHTTYVGRSPHEAFFTPDGKEVWVTVRGENYVSVIDAATFEEKTRIVTPAGPGMQIFSPDGKYGYVCSSFNPETVVIDTATKQIVGRVKQDSPFCPNIAATPDGRQVWFTLKDVGRTMVFDAKPPFAVLKSFDTGAITNHVNFAATKKGTFAYVTVGGLNQVKVFRTDDFSQVATIPVGKLPHGIWPSGDGSRIYVGLENADALAVIDTGTNKVVGEVPIGQAPQAIAYVPNAVPEGDGMQGLQPLGVAGQAAHLTLAAVQGDKAGAPTSVTLFDQGLTQVLQASATGLEPKSPYVLALAEQADGSGALQPLANFMTNPAGSAIVNAIGPIRQIVQSNAEASRRYLVIAPQVAGQPGKPVQVQGL, encoded by the coding sequence ATGACCCCCGTTCGTCACGCCGCCGCGCTGCTGTGCGCATCGCTCGCTATTGCCACCTCGTTCGCCCATGCAGGCCAGGCCCCCGGTGCCGCCGCGTCAGCCGACATTCCGGTGAGCCACCGCGACCGCCTCTACGCCGCCGAGCAGTTCTCCAACACCGTCTCGGTGACCGATCCGGTCGACAACAAGCTGCTGGGCGTGATTCGCCTGGGCGATCCGGCGCCCGGCAACTTCAGCCCGCTCTACAAGGGCCAGGTGCTGGTGCACGGCATGGGCTTCTCGCCCGACCACCGCACGCTCGCCGTCGTGTCGATCGGCTCGAACTCGGTGACCTTCATCGACACCGCGACCAACGCCGTCAAGCACACGACCTACGTCGGCCGCTCGCCGCACGAGGCCTTCTTCACGCCTGACGGCAAGGAGGTGTGGGTCACGGTGCGTGGCGAGAACTACGTCTCGGTGATCGATGCGGCCACCTTCGAGGAAAAGACCCGCATCGTCACGCCCGCCGGGCCCGGCATGCAGATCTTCTCGCCCGACGGCAAGTACGGCTACGTGTGCTCGTCGTTCAACCCCGAGACCGTGGTGATCGACACCGCGACGAAACAGATCGTCGGCCGCGTGAAGCAGGACAGCCCGTTCTGCCCCAACATCGCCGCCACGCCCGATGGCAGGCAGGTGTGGTTCACCCTCAAGGACGTGGGCCGCACGATGGTGTTCGATGCGAAGCCGCCGTTCGCGGTCCTCAAGTCGTTCGACACCGGGGCGATCACCAACCACGTCAACTTCGCCGCCACGAAGAAGGGCACCTTCGCCTATGTGACCGTCGGCGGGCTCAACCAGGTGAAGGTGTTCCGCACCGACGATTTCTCGCAGGTCGCGACCATCCCGGTCGGCAAGCTGCCGCACGGCATCTGGCCTTCGGGCGACGGCTCGCGCATCTACGTGGGGCTGGAGAACGCCGACGCGCTCGCCGTCATCGACACCGGGACGAACAAGGTCGTGGGCGAAGTGCCCATCGGCCAGGCGCCGCAGGCGATTGCCTATGTGCCGAATGCGGTGCCGGAAGGTGATGGCATGCAGGGCCTGCAGCCGCTCGGCGTGGCGGGGCAGGCCGCGCACCTGACGCTCGCGGCCGTGCAGGGCGACAAGGCGGGTGCGCCCACCAGCGTGACGTTGTTCGACCAAGGCTTGACGCAGGTGCTGCAAGCGTCTGCGACGGGGCTCGAGCCGAAGTCGCCCTATGTGCTGGCGCTCGCGGAGCAGGCTGACGGCAGCGGCGCACTGCAGCCGCTCGCCAACTTCATGACCAACCCGGCGGGCTCGGCGATCGTGAATGCCATTGGGCCGATCCGCCAGATCGTGCAGTCGAATGCGGAGGCTTCGCGCCGCTATCTGGTGATTGCGCCGCAGGTGGCGGGCCAGCCCGGCAAGCCGGTGCAGGTGCAGGGCCTCTGA
- a CDS encoding NmrA/HSCARG family protein, with amino-acid sequence MSILVTGATGTIGSLVVQGLAAAGAEVSAFVRTSGKQSFPAGVKEVVGDLTDVPSMRAALSSVRTLFLLNAVTPDEVTQALVALSLAREAGIERIVYLSVIHADKFTDVPHFTGKHTVERMIESLDIPATILRPAYFMQNDRMVQQVIQGYGVYPMPIGSSGVAMIDARDIADVAVAELLRRDRAPAPLPRVTLELVGPERLTGESVAKLWSAALGRDVTYGGDDVAAFEAQMASSGPSCLAYDMRLMMAGIQKFGMHGADGAVDRLQAMLGRPLRNYADFIKEAVAAA; translated from the coding sequence ATGAGCATTCTTGTCACCGGTGCCACCGGCACCATCGGTTCCCTGGTCGTCCAAGGCTTGGCTGCTGCCGGCGCCGAAGTCAGCGCCTTCGTTCGCACATCCGGAAAGCAGAGCTTCCCGGCCGGCGTCAAGGAGGTCGTCGGCGACCTGACCGACGTGCCTTCGATGCGCGCGGCACTGTCGTCGGTGCGCACGCTGTTCCTGCTGAACGCCGTCACGCCCGATGAAGTGACCCAGGCCCTCGTTGCGCTGAGCCTGGCGCGCGAGGCCGGCATCGAGCGCATCGTCTACCTGTCGGTCATCCATGCGGACAAGTTCACCGACGTGCCGCACTTCACCGGCAAGCACACGGTCGAGCGAATGATCGAGAGCCTCGACATCCCCGCGACCATCCTTCGGCCGGCCTACTTCATGCAGAACGATCGCATGGTCCAGCAGGTGATCCAGGGCTACGGCGTCTACCCGATGCCGATCGGCTCGTCGGGCGTCGCGATGATCGATGCGCGAGACATCGCGGACGTTGCCGTCGCCGAACTGCTGCGCCGCGATCGCGCGCCCGCACCGTTGCCACGCGTGACGCTGGAACTGGTCGGGCCCGAGCGGTTGACCGGCGAATCGGTGGCCAAGCTGTGGAGCGCGGCGCTCGGTCGCGACGTGACTTACGGCGGCGACGACGTGGCGGCCTTCGAAGCGCAGATGGCCTCGTCGGGACCGTCCTGTCTTGCCTACGACATGCGCCTGATGATGGCCGGGATCCAGAAGTTCGGCATGCACGGCGCGGACGGCGCGGTGGATCGCCTGCAGGCCATGCTCGGGCGTCCCCTGCGCAACTACGCCGACTTCATCAAGGAGGCCGTTGCTGCGGCGTAG
- a CDS encoding carboxymuconolactone decarboxylase family protein — translation MTTATMPSARTPRIPPLEAPFPEPIADLLARMNPPGRPEILALFRVLAINPELAERTLGLGRYLLGRKAAVSLRDREVVITRACARCGAEYEWGVHVAAFADAAGFSEVDRRVMASVIEDVELLAPRDRLLVQLVDQLHDRSDIDDALWQSLGEHWSHAQLIELMMIAGWYHAVSYVCNAARVPLEKWAARW, via the coding sequence ATGACGACTGCCACCATGCCAAGCGCTCGCACGCCTCGCATTCCACCGCTCGAAGCGCCCTTTCCCGAACCGATTGCCGACCTGCTGGCGCGCATGAATCCGCCCGGCAGGCCCGAGATCCTCGCGCTCTTCCGCGTGCTGGCCATCAACCCCGAGCTCGCGGAGCGAACACTGGGGCTGGGCCGCTACCTCCTGGGTCGCAAGGCAGCCGTGAGCCTGCGCGACCGCGAGGTGGTGATCACCCGCGCCTGCGCCCGCTGCGGCGCCGAGTACGAATGGGGCGTGCACGTGGCGGCCTTCGCCGATGCGGCCGGCTTCAGCGAGGTCGACCGGCGCGTGATGGCATCGGTGATCGAAGACGTGGAGCTCCTCGCGCCGCGCGACCGCCTGCTGGTGCAGCTGGTCGACCAGCTGCACGACCGCAGCGACATCGACGACGCGCTCTGGCAATCGCTCGGCGAACACTGGAGCCACGCGCAACTGATCGAGCTGATGATGATCGCGGGTTGGTACCACGCGGTGAGCTACGTGTGCAATGCGGCGCGCGTGCCGCTGGAGAAGTGGGCGGCGCGCTGGTAG
- a CDS encoding NADP-dependent oxidoreductase, with the protein MTTTLNNDTQRAVLIRAYGGAAAAEIADIARPTAGQGQVLVRVRAAGVNGIDWKIREGFVRDAFPLQLPAVLGIELAGVIEALGPGASRFRIGDRVMGPLGGLGAYAEFVVVDEAKLVRTPQGLDDVHAAAIPVAAVAAWQSLHHAGPIAAGQRILIHGAAGGLGGYAVQYAKQAGAEVFATASTAHVEYVRSLGADHVIDYRTERFESIAQDIDLVLDYVGGEVLDRSWQVLKKDGAIVGTSSPDILARTPAGRRGLWFMNKPDTALLERLAAEIAQGALISKLDEVVGFDHIPAAIERNRTDPRIGKVVADFSR; encoded by the coding sequence ATGACCACCACCCTCAACAACGACACGCAACGCGCTGTGCTGATCCGGGCCTACGGCGGCGCTGCCGCCGCCGAGATCGCCGACATCGCAAGGCCCACGGCCGGGCAGGGCCAGGTCCTGGTCCGCGTCCGGGCTGCCGGCGTGAACGGCATCGACTGGAAGATTCGCGAAGGCTTCGTCCGGGACGCGTTCCCGCTGCAACTGCCCGCCGTGCTGGGCATCGAGCTGGCGGGTGTCATCGAAGCGCTCGGCCCCGGCGCCTCGCGTTTTCGCATCGGCGATCGCGTCATGGGGCCGCTCGGCGGCCTGGGCGCCTATGCCGAGTTTGTGGTGGTCGACGAAGCGAAGCTCGTGCGCACGCCGCAGGGCCTGGACGATGTGCACGCGGCCGCCATCCCTGTTGCGGCGGTGGCAGCCTGGCAAAGCCTGCACCACGCAGGTCCGATTGCCGCAGGCCAGCGAATCCTGATCCACGGCGCGGCGGGCGGGTTGGGCGGCTATGCCGTGCAGTACGCCAAGCAGGCGGGCGCCGAAGTGTTTGCAACGGCCTCGACCGCGCACGTCGAATACGTTCGCAGCCTGGGCGCGGACCACGTCATCGACTACCGCACCGAACGCTTCGAATCGATTGCGCAAGACATCGACCTGGTGCTCGACTACGTCGGCGGCGAAGTGCTCGACCGCTCGTGGCAGGTGCTGAAGAAGGACGGCGCGATCGTCGGCACGTCATCGCCAGACATCCTGGCCCGCACGCCCGCCGGCCGCCGCGGGCTGTGGTTCATGAACAAGCCGGACACCGCGCTCCTGGAGCGGCTGGCGGCGGAGATCGCCCAAGGCGCCCTGATCTCGAAGCTCGACGAAGTCGTGGGCTTCGACCACATCCCCGCGGCCATCGAACGCAATCGCACCGACCCGCGCATCGGCAAGGTCGTTGCGGACTTCTCGCGCTGA
- the cadR gene encoding Cd(II)/Pb(II)-responsive transcriptional regulator — translation MKIGELAKAANTPVETIRYYEREQLLPEPARTDGNYRIYDDEHAQRLGFIRRCRSLDMTLDEIRSLLKFRDAPQDDCGEVNQLLDDHIGHVAARIAELKTLEKQLKALRLQCCGPESANACGILQELDTAALAPETFGQHAGHVHGSLHNTSGKRSG, via the coding sequence ATGAAAATCGGTGAACTCGCCAAGGCCGCGAACACGCCGGTCGAAACCATCCGGTATTACGAGCGCGAGCAGTTGCTGCCCGAGCCCGCGCGCACCGACGGCAACTACCGCATCTACGACGACGAACACGCCCAGCGCCTGGGCTTCATCCGGCGCTGCCGCTCGCTGGACATGACGCTCGACGAGATCCGCAGCCTGCTGAAATTCCGCGATGCGCCGCAGGACGACTGCGGCGAGGTCAACCAGCTGCTGGACGACCACATCGGCCACGTCGCCGCTCGCATCGCGGAACTGAAGACCCTCGAAAAGCAATTGAAGGCGCTGCGCCTGCAATGCTGCGGGCCAGAGTCCGCGAATGCCTGCGGCATCCTGCAGGAACTGGACACCGCCGCGCTCGCGCCGGAGACCTTCGGGCAGCACGCGGGGCATGTGCATGGGTCGCTGCACAACACGTCGGGGAAGCGGTCGGGTTGA
- a CDS encoding DUF305 domain-containing protein, producing the protein MSATTPRRKRGIALAAVVGAALVAAVGVLPAAADSIAAAFAAENDAAMNRMMAAMEIKPSGDVDRDFAAMMIPHHQGAIEMAQAELRYGRNEQLRRIAQEIIVEQQQEIAAMHLALGQPLPPSAPAPTQGLSATHTTNSLPHPHTMPGMHMEHRDTP; encoded by the coding sequence GTGAGCGCGACGACACCGCGCCGGAAGCGCGGCATCGCGCTGGCGGCCGTCGTGGGCGCAGCGCTGGTCGCTGCCGTGGGCGTGCTGCCCGCGGCGGCCGACTCGATCGCCGCCGCCTTCGCCGCCGAGAACGACGCTGCCATGAACCGGATGATGGCTGCGATGGAGATCAAGCCCTCCGGCGACGTCGATCGCGATTTCGCCGCGATGATGATTCCGCACCACCAGGGCGCGATCGAGATGGCACAGGCCGAGTTGCGCTACGGCCGCAACGAGCAGCTGCGCCGCATCGCGCAGGAAATCATCGTCGAGCAGCAGCAGGAGATCGCCGCGATGCATCTCGCGCTCGGCCAGCCGCTGCCGCCCTCGGCACCTGCGCCCACGCAGGGCCTTTCCGCCACCCACACAACAAATTCCTTGCCGCATCCACACACGATGCCCGGCATGCACATGGAGCACCGAGACACCCCATGA
- a CDS encoding MFS transporter, which yields MSSPPAASTSTSSPSTPPFSLWRIAIPAFAPSLLFGLGEGAILPIVPLTARDLGASVPMAALVIAMIGIGSLFNNIPASMITMRWGERWAIVAAGVWSGLGMLLCVLTSHLGLFATGCFMVGMSQAVYNLARQSYMTEAVPIEYRARALSTLGGVMRIGMFAGPFLAAAAVHAFGLWAAYVVGIVAVMAAAAIGARIPDLEAPPVPAGQATPASTSIVSTLRDHRRVFLTLGIGVVLVSAVRASRQAVIPLWADHLMLAPSVASLIYGLAGGIDMLVFYPAGKVMDRKGRRWVAVPSMLIMGLAMLLMPLTSGVATLLIASLAIGFGNGIGSGMIMTLGADHSPRHGRAHFLGIWRLMSDIGSSCGPALLSLLAGGLSLAAGIAVTGLIAFAAAGMLGYWIPRHANAGGKGRGVAR from the coding sequence ATGTCATCCCCGCCCGCCGCTTCGACTTCCACGTCTTCTCCCTCCACGCCCCCGTTCTCCCTGTGGCGCATCGCCATACCGGCTTTTGCCCCCTCGCTTTTGTTCGGCTTGGGCGAGGGCGCCATCCTGCCGATCGTGCCGCTGACGGCGCGCGACCTGGGTGCTTCCGTGCCCATGGCCGCGCTGGTGATCGCGATGATCGGCATCGGCTCGCTCTTCAACAACATCCCCGCCTCGATGATCACCATGCGATGGGGCGAGCGCTGGGCCATCGTCGCGGCGGGCGTGTGGAGCGGCCTTGGCATGCTCCTGTGCGTGCTGACCTCGCACCTGGGCCTGTTCGCCACGGGCTGCTTCATGGTGGGCATGTCGCAGGCGGTCTACAACCTCGCGCGCCAGAGCTACATGACCGAGGCGGTGCCCATCGAATACCGCGCACGGGCGTTGTCGACGCTGGGCGGCGTCATGCGCATCGGCATGTTCGCGGGACCTTTTCTCGCGGCTGCGGCCGTGCACGCGTTCGGGCTGTGGGCGGCCTATGTCGTCGGCATCGTGGCGGTGATGGCGGCGGCCGCCATCGGCGCGCGCATCCCTGACCTGGAAGCGCCACCGGTCCCGGCCGGTCAGGCCACGCCGGCCTCGACCTCCATCGTCTCGACGCTGCGCGATCACCGCCGTGTGTTCCTCACGCTCGGTATCGGCGTGGTGCTGGTGAGCGCGGTGCGCGCTTCGCGCCAGGCCGTGATTCCGCTGTGGGCCGACCACCTGATGCTCGCGCCCTCGGTGGCGTCGCTGATCTACGGCCTGGCGGGCGGCATCGACATGCTGGTGTTCTATCCGGCCGGCAAGGTGATGGATCGGAAAGGCAGGCGCTGGGTCGCGGTGCCGTCGATGCTGATCATGGGACTGGCGATGCTGCTGATGCCTCTCACGTCAGGCGTCGCGACGCTGTTGATCGCTTCGCTCGCGATCGGGTTCGGCAACGGCATCGGCTCCGGAATGATCATGACCTTGGGCGCCGACCACTCGCCGCGCCACGGGCGCGCGCACTTCCTGGGCATCTGGCGTTTGATGTCCGACATCGGGTCTTCGTGCGGGCCGGCACTGCTGTCTCTGTTGGCGGGTGGCTTGTCGCTTGCGGCGGGGATCGCGGTGACCGGGCTGATCGCCTTTGCTGCGGCGGGGATGCTGGGATATTGGATTCCGCGGCATGCGAATGCGGGTGGCAAGGGGCGGGGAGTGGCGAGGTAG
- a CDS encoding DUF4148 domain-containing protein, translating to MKKLNAAMAALAATVMLTAAGAASAQSLTRAEVVAQLKAAQASGQLAALTGEDSGSAYLSRHFQASEPRAEVKAELAQAKADGTLGVLAATDSGSAYLSRNFKSTEPRAEVKAELATAEKSGHFDALYGEDSGSFFLAHGGNAVATNSAVAMATPQSAGQ from the coding sequence ATGAAGAAACTCAATGCCGCCATGGCTGCCCTTGCCGCCACCGTGATGCTCACCGCCGCCGGCGCCGCCTCGGCCCAGAGCCTGACCCGCGCCGAAGTCGTCGCGCAACTGAAGGCGGCCCAGGCCAGCGGCCAACTGGCTGCACTGACGGGCGAGGACAGCGGCTCGGCCTACCTGTCGCGCCACTTCCAGGCCAGCGAACCGCGCGCCGAGGTGAAGGCCGAACTGGCACAGGCCAAGGCCGACGGCACGCTCGGCGTGCTGGCCGCCACCGACAGCGGCTCGGCTTACCTCTCGCGCAACTTCAAGTCGACCGAGCCGCGCGCCGAGGTGAAGGCCGAGCTGGCCACGGCCGAGAAGAGCGGTCACTTCGACGCGCTCTACGGCGAAGACAGCGGCTCGTTCTTCCTCGCGCATGGCGGCAACGCCGTGGCGACGAACAGCGCCGTCGCGATGGCCACGCCACAAAGCGCAGGCCAGTGA
- a CDS encoding heavy metal translocating P-type ATPase: protein MPNQNALKPVTPALPHDHDHGDDHSHGPAHTHAHAHAETACCGNPVCGSSPAVDTTDIPKGALLFRIPTMDCAVEESEIRRALEPVAGIQGLRFRLGERTMAITADDGALPQALDAIRKAGFKPEPVGDTAAPAAPARIAGMSAGLARLVAALVLAIAAESISFLALDGKGFMAAEMVLALAAIGLAGLDTYKKGFGALVRGRLNINALMAVAVTGAFVIGQWPEAAMVMALYAIAELIEARAVDRARNAIQSLLALAPEQAEVKQPDGSWQTMRADAVALDAVARIRPGERVPLDGVVTAGLSAIDQAPVTGESIPVDKTVGDPVFAGTINQTAALEFRVTAVAANTTLARIIHAVEEAQGTRAPTQRFVDRFAAIYTPAVFVLALAIALFTPLFMDWTWLQAIYKALVLLVIACPCALVISTPVTVVSALASAARRGILIKGGTYLEEARKLKAVALDKTGTITEGKPKLVESSLLDASGSNEAAVFAIAASIAGRSDHPVSKAIAEGLKGEREEVGDFTALPGRGVQAVLSGQSYMLGNHRLIEEKGLCTPALEAELKRHEEAGRTVTLLASSRAVLALFAVADTIKESSQAAVAELRALGVVPVMLTGDNAATARTIGGHAGIEDVRGNLLPEEKLGAIKAMQERYGAVAMTGDGINDAPALAQADIGFAMGGAGTDTAMEAADVVIMNDDLRRIPETIRLSRRAHAVLWQNITLALGIKGIFFVLAVFGSATMWMAVFADMGASLLVVANGLRLMRAPK from the coding sequence ATGCCGAACCAGAACGCCCTGAAGCCCGTGACGCCGGCTCTGCCTCACGACCACGACCATGGTGACGATCACTCGCACGGACCTGCGCACACCCACGCTCATGCCCATGCCGAAACGGCCTGCTGCGGCAACCCGGTCTGCGGTTCGTCACCCGCGGTGGACACCACCGACATTCCCAAGGGCGCCTTGCTCTTTCGCATTCCCACGATGGACTGCGCGGTCGAGGAATCCGAAATCCGCCGCGCCCTCGAACCGGTGGCCGGCATCCAGGGCCTGCGCTTTCGCCTCGGCGAGCGCACGATGGCCATCACGGCCGACGATGGCGCGCTGCCCCAGGCGCTCGATGCGATCCGCAAGGCCGGCTTCAAGCCCGAGCCTGTCGGCGACACGGCTGCCCCGGCCGCCCCTGCACGCATCGCGGGAATGAGCGCCGGCCTCGCGCGCCTCGTCGCCGCACTGGTGCTGGCCATCGCGGCCGAATCGATCTCCTTCCTGGCCCTCGACGGCAAGGGCTTCATGGCCGCCGAGATGGTGCTCGCGCTCGCGGCCATTGGCCTGGCCGGCCTCGACACCTACAAGAAGGGCTTCGGCGCGCTGGTGCGCGGGCGTCTCAACATCAACGCGCTGATGGCCGTTGCCGTGACTGGCGCCTTCGTCATCGGCCAGTGGCCCGAGGCGGCGATGGTGATGGCGCTCTATGCGATTGCCGAGCTGATCGAAGCCCGCGCCGTCGACCGCGCCCGCAACGCGATCCAGAGCCTGCTCGCGCTCGCGCCTGAGCAGGCTGAAGTCAAGCAACCCGATGGCAGTTGGCAGACCATGAGGGCCGACGCCGTGGCGCTCGATGCCGTCGCACGCATTCGCCCCGGCGAGCGCGTGCCGCTCGATGGCGTGGTGACCGCGGGCCTGAGCGCCATCGACCAGGCGCCGGTCACGGGCGAGAGCATCCCGGTCGACAAGACCGTGGGCGACCCGGTCTTCGCGGGCACCATCAACCAGACCGCCGCGCTGGAATTCCGTGTCACGGCGGTGGCGGCCAACACCACGCTCGCGCGCATCATCCACGCGGTCGAAGAGGCGCAGGGCACGCGCGCGCCCACGCAGCGTTTCGTCGACCGTTTCGCTGCCATCTACACGCCCGCGGTCTTCGTGCTGGCGTTGGCGATCGCGCTGTTCACGCCGCTCTTCATGGACTGGACCTGGCTGCAGGCCATCTACAAGGCGCTGGTGCTGCTTGTCATCGCCTGCCCGTGTGCGCTGGTGATCTCGACGCCCGTCACGGTCGTGAGCGCGCTCGCATCGGCCGCGCGGCGCGGCATCCTCATCAAGGGCGGCACGTACCTCGAAGAGGCACGCAAGCTGAAGGCCGTGGCGCTCGACAAGACGGGCACCATCACCGAAGGCAAGCCGAAGCTGGTCGAGTCCAGCCTGCTCGATGCATCGGGCAGCAATGAAGCGGCGGTGTTCGCGATCGCCGCGAGCATCGCGGGCCGCTCGGACCATCCCGTGTCGAAGGCCATCGCCGAGGGCCTGAAGGGCGAGCGCGAAGAAGTCGGCGACTTCACCGCGTTGCCGGGTCGCGGCGTGCAGGCCGTGCTTTCGGGCCAGAGCTACATGCTCGGCAACCATCGGCTGATCGAAGAGAAGGGCTTGTGCACTCCGGCACTCGAAGCCGAACTCAAGCGCCATGAGGAGGCGGGCCGCACCGTGACCCTGCTTGCATCGAGTCGGGCCGTGCTCGCGCTGTTCGCTGTCGCCGACACGATCAAGGAATCGTCGCAAGCCGCGGTGGCCGAACTGCGCGCCCTCGGCGTCGTGCCCGTGATGCTCACCGGCGACAACGCCGCCACGGCCAGGACCATCGGTGGCCACGCCGGCATCGAGGACGTGCGCGGCAACCTGCTGCCCGAAGAGAAGCTCGGCGCCATCAAGGCGATGCAGGAACGCTACGGCGCGGTGGCGATGACCGGCGACGGCATCAACGACGCGCCGGCGCTCGCGCAGGCCGACATCGGTTTCGCCATGGGCGGCGCGGGCACCGACACCGCGATGGAAGCGGCCGACGTGGTCATCATGAACGACGACCTGCGCCGCATTCCCGAGACCATCCGCCTCTCGCGCCGCGCGCACGCGGTGCTGTGGCAGAACATCACGCTGGCACTCGGCATCAAGGGCATCTTCTTCGTGCTCGCGGTGTTCGGCAGCGCGACGATGTGGATGGCGGTGTTCGCGGACATGGGCGCGAGCCTTCTGGTGGTGGCGAACGGGCTGCGGCTGATGCGGGCGCCCAAGTAG
- a CDS encoding winged helix-turn-helix transcriptional regulator translates to MDNNEEEASASQPAPTAAAARRPIMRLLEQLGRKGTLRILWELRDGVPQSFRALRTSTEDMSPSVLNDRLKELRAAGIVELSGAGYVLTEAGGELVKRLTPLNQWANRWFE, encoded by the coding sequence ATGGACAACAACGAAGAAGAAGCATCGGCCTCGCAGCCCGCGCCAACTGCTGCTGCGGCGCGGCGGCCCATCATGCGGCTGCTGGAGCAACTGGGCCGCAAGGGCACGCTGCGCATCCTGTGGGAGCTGCGCGATGGCGTGCCGCAGAGCTTCAGGGCGCTGCGCACGAGCACGGAGGACATGTCGCCCTCGGTGCTGAACGACCGGCTCAAGGAGTTGCGCGCGGCCGGCATCGTCGAGCTCTCGGGCGCGGGCTATGTGCTCACCGAGGCGGGCGGCGAGCTGGTCAAGCGGCTGACGCCGCTCAACCAGTGGGCCAATCGCTGGTTCGAATAG